TACCCCGTGAAATTAGTTGAGGTGCTCATAAGTTGGTTCGAACACCAcaactatttaaaaaaaataaaaatgtgaaATGATCTTCAAAATTTGTTTCCCCCAAATATCAACTAAATTTCAAGaaagaataacaataacaacacactGCCAAATTAAAATTTGATGTTCAAATCCAAAACCCCAAAGATTTTTGCTTCCAAATATGCAACACTTTGTTATTCTTCAGCTCCCTCCATTGTTGAGGCTACACAATTTTCACATTATTTAGATCCAAGATTCTATCTTTATGAACTTATTAAGTGTAAAACTCCTAATCAAGTAAAACAAGTTCATGCTCAAATAACAACTAATGGGCTGTTGAAAAATCAAATTGTTGCTAACAAActtttatacatatattgtatgCATAAGTCTTTAGATGATTCTTATGCTTTGTTTTGTGGATTAAGTGAAAAAAATGCTGTTTCTTGGAGTGTTATGATTGGTGGTTATGCTAAAAATGGTGACTTTATTAACAGTTTAAGGATTTTTAGGGATTATTTAAGATCTGGTGATAGACCTGATAATTATACTTTGCCTTTTGTGATTAGGGTTTGTAGAGATACAATGGACTTGAAAATGGGTAGATTGATTCATAATGTTGTTTATAAATGTGGGTTGGATTCAGATGATTTTGTTGTTGCAGCACTTGTTGATATGTATTCAAAATGTAAGGTTATTGGGGATGCATACCAACTGTTTGATAAAATGCCTAAGAGAGATCTTGTGACTTGGACGGTGATGATTGGGGCGTGCACGGAGTGTGGGGATCCGGACGAGGCGTTAAGTTTGTTCGATAGAATGAGAGAGGAAGGAGTTGTCCCGGATAAAGTCGCGTTGGTAAATGTAGTAAACGCTTGTGCAAAGATAGGGGCAATGCATAAGGCGAAGGTTGTACATGAATATATAGCGAGGAGTAAATTTTCGTTGGATGTTATATTGGGGACGGCGATGGTTGACATGTATGCTAAATGTGGGTCCGTTGATGTTGCGAGGGAAGTGTTTGATGGTTTGAGAGAAAAGAACGTTATAACTTGGAGTGCGATGATAGGGGCTTATGGTTATCATGGCCAAGGCCGTAATGCTATTGATATGTTCCCTACGATGTTAAGGAGTCGGATATTGCCTAACAAGATCACGTTTGTTTCCCTTCTGTATGCTTGTAGTCACAGCGGGCTGGTTGAAGAAGGTAAACGACTTTTCAATTCTATGCAGAAAGAGTATGGTGTGAAGCCTGATATCAAACATTTTACTTGTATGGTGGACCTCTTGGGCCGTGCTGGGAAGATTGATGAATCATTACAGTTAATAGAGAGTATGTCTGTTGCAAAAGATGAAGGGATTTGGGGGGCATTACTTGGAGCTTGTAGAATCCATGGCCATGTTGAGCTTGCAGAAAAGGCGGCGAAATCTCTGATTGAATTGCAACCCCAGAACCCGGGACACTATGTCTTGCTTTCAAATATATACGCTAAAGCGGGTAAATGGGAGGACGTAGCCAAGATCAGGGAATTAATGAGTCATCAGAAGTTGAAGAAAATCCCTGGTTGGACATGGATTGAAGTTGATAACAAGATTCACAGATTTAGCGTTGGAGACCACACCCATCCTCGATCGAAAGAGATCTACGAGAAGTTGAATTATATGCTCAAGGAATTGGAGATTGCTGGTTATGTTCCTGACACAAACTTTGTGTTGCATGATGTTGATGAGGAACTTAAGCTTGGAAACCTATTCTCTCATAGTGAAAAGTTGGCTATTGCGTTTGGCCTCATAAGCACACCTGAGCAATCCACTATTAGAATTATGAAGAACCTTCGAGTATGTGGTGACTGCCACACGTTCTGTAAGTTTGTTTCCCAGGTTACAAGTAGGGTGATCGTTGTCCGTGATGCAAATCGGTTTCACCACTTTAAAGAAGGTGCCTGTTCTTGTGGAGATTACTGGTGATTGTCCCTGTTCCAGTCTTATGAGGTGAATGCTATGTTGTTCGAACTATTCAAAATGCCAGAGGGTAGTGcaacttttggaggatccgacacgggtacAACAATATTTTTGGAGAGTCCTGTAGGGTGAGAGGGGGATGAAGAAAGTGGATAAAATAGACTCGTGAAGAAAGTGGACAAAATAGACTCACATTTTTCATCGAACAAATTGTTAGAAAACCCGTTGTCGGACTTGATTAATCGCCCTTTGTTGTGAGCATGTTTCCCATCTCTTCTCGAGAAACAAGTGGGCAATTTATTCGCAAAACTGTTCTCAATTTCATATGATTCCACAAGATCTAGTTTCATTCAAGTTACGGATTCTAGCCCATTGAAAAGAGTTTTGATCTATCCAGAGATCATTTGGATTCCACTAGTAATAATGAGGATTTGGAAACTAGTTTTTCAATTGATTGATTCTACAATTTTGAAGTTTcttatattttaaattaaaacgCAATTTAGGAGGAATTAATGAGAGGACATCAATTTAAATTCTGAATTTTCGAATACACTAAAAGAATCACATTGAAAACGCATACGCTTaacaaaaataaacttttttttttttttgatacacCTAGGAGATGGATCTGTATGAACCAATGGATCGTGAACTAGCATATGGtctcttatttcataattttaatATCAACCACCATCCAGGTCTCTTAATTAATTAGATAATTGAGATGTGTTCTTGCATCACTCTCTTTCATCACATGTAATTGTAAATCAAAATGAAAAGGAGAAATTACTTCTTTGACTGGGAATACTAGGTGCTGGATCTTTGTTAAACTGAACCAAAGCAGTAATTAATGCATTGATCATTGAAATAGATCCCttgaaaagcaaaaaaaaaaaaaaaaaaatggttctaTTATGCTTAGTGTGTTTTTTTACGCTGCCTTCAACTCTTAATTTCACATAGTTCTAGTTATTGAATTGATAAGTAGCTTGTGGGACACTAATAAGATAAGTTACTAATAAGCCTCGATCACAAACTAGTTGGGGGTCTGCTCTATGAATCCTCAATATCAATTCCATTAAGACAATGAACATATTTCTTTTCCTATACTTGAGTTGAGCCGACTATGACTTGAGTAAATTTCAAAAGTCCAGAACAAGCTATGTACAAATTTGCTCGAGCAATAGAAATTGTTATGCACTTGATGAAAAAAAGAGTTGAGTTGCTTCAGCATCTTAAGGTCAGTATAGCCGCAAAATATAAATATATCTATCTAGTATTTCACCATTGGATGTCACTATAAAAGTATTGCAAGATGAGACAGCAACTCTTCAAGTAATAGCACTTTTACAATACATAGAGCACCAAGAGTTCCTCATTTACAGCCATTTTCTAAATCCCAAGGTGGGATTTATTTTTCAAGACTGAATCAACCTACAATATATACTGCAGTTTGCAGTATTCACTCTGAATACAAAAGAAAATACCGATACAGCTTAAATGATCATATGCACGATGGAACAACAAAGAGACCAATCTGCTAATTGTTTATCAGTGAGAGAGGCGATCGTGGTATAAGTGAAGGCTTAAGTTCCTTTACTTGGAATGACTCAAATGAATTGTTCTCTCGAAATTCCTCGAGTAGAGTTTCCATTGGCATGGTGCGCAACGACTCAATTGTTCCCTTGCTTGGTACATCTGGCTCAGACCTAATAGGTGTTGTTCCAGTTGGCTCATAATCCTGAGCATCAGTCAGAAAGTAATGAAAGTTCAGCACAACTGTATAGTACTGTCTATTCTTAACTAGAAAATGCTAAGAGCTAATGAAAAAGCAAGACACAGAGCTTCATTATTTTTGGTTTTCACTCTGAGGCATTTTGTCTTTAAATATATTCATCTCTGTAGTGCTAATGCACATATTCTTATTTAGCATTCATATCCCGCATAAATAATGCATAGATTCTGCATAACTTGATGTCGGCATTATCCAATACCACCAATCAAAAGCTGCTTACTTATTTAGGTATTTATTGTTCTTATACGGCCAACAAATGGTTGGATTAGTTATTGAGGGATTATTTTTCCTAATTCTCCAACCAAACGACTCACAGTTAAATGCAATGCAGATAGAATATGGCAGAACTATCCTTTTTCTTCTAGGCAACAGCAAAATAAATAGTAACCAAGATAAACTTCCGAGAAGCTAACTATGTCCAGGGTAGTTCCTGAACATTTAAAGTGTAAGATTCTTGATCAGCATACCATAAACTTCTGCTGAAATGTTTCAAGTGTCTGATGTTCAATGGAGGTAGACTGTGTGCAGTGATCTTTCTCAAGTACATTAAGGGTCTCCGAGTGTGCACTAGCGGTATCCAAAATGCCAGATATAGATCCTCTCTCTTCGCCTGATAAGCCT
The nucleotide sequence above comes from Lycium barbarum isolate Lr01 chromosome 3, ASM1917538v2, whole genome shotgun sequence. Encoded proteins:
- the LOC132629810 gene encoding pentatricopeptide repeat-containing protein At4g21065-like; translation: MFKSKTPKIFASKYATLCYSSAPSIVEATQFSHYLDPRFYLYELIKCKTPNQVKQVHAQITTNGLLKNQIVANKLLYIYCMHKSLDDSYALFCGLSEKNAVSWSVMIGGYAKNGDFINSLRIFRDYLRSGDRPDNYTLPFVIRVCRDTMDLKMGRLIHNVVYKCGLDSDDFVVAALVDMYSKCKVIGDAYQLFDKMPKRDLVTWTVMIGACTECGDPDEALSLFDRMREEGVVPDKVALVNVVNACAKIGAMHKAKVVHEYIARSKFSLDVILGTAMVDMYAKCGSVDVAREVFDGLREKNVITWSAMIGAYGYHGQGRNAIDMFPTMLRSRILPNKITFVSLLYACSHSGLVEEGKRLFNSMQKEYGVKPDIKHFTCMVDLLGRAGKIDESLQLIESMSVAKDEGIWGALLGACRIHGHVELAEKAAKSLIELQPQNPGHYVLLSNIYAKAGKWEDVAKIRELMSHQKLKKIPGWTWIEVDNKIHRFSVGDHTHPRSKEIYEKLNYMLKELEIAGYVPDTNFVLHDVDEELKLGNLFSHSEKLAIAFGLISTPEQSTIRIMKNLRVCGDCHTFCKFVSQVTSRVIVVRDANRFHHFKEGACSCGDYW